In Trichoplusia ni isolate ovarian cell line Hi5 chromosome 7, tn1, whole genome shotgun sequence, a single genomic region encodes these proteins:
- the LOC113495975 gene encoding microtubule-associated protein futsch-like isoform X1: MFPSFIGILDIQSWWEVPSIAYFCSLFRTAFNLLDFDIEELEEALLTDGTEESASSLLTELIVRLLNGCLGNNDISAFNYQMYLRRLFRRKCQESSRYNPFNTDIDFQFLPLRTKVEILYALCDFRLDADDVFDSFKNLEAESLRVEPLGWDDNYSAYWYFYGTRLYREDVIKKSKGKNKKKKNKESKKRGWFYGDDWLDDEETERVWQVVCFTEEDWTHLTEKFSKATSKVEKELYRSLSQNFLPEIPRLFQEKERLQRKRLLELAPRRTSSRVLQKIKQKEEETKQTTHDAKEEEERKESPDLARENRAKRRNLLRSKSVSSDSSASSSSDKEEMPQKVAKPSKSHDKRSKNSSSTQKGEPPPEPLIKTGRKTNNSLASATGQILIPEHDEPVSSTRKKLKTSQIFSQTDEDIQTDMYKVLKQLTTHDDAWPFMDPVEEEYAPNYYAVIRRPMDLRKMEERLDSGYYTDFSMFKADFKLIVNNCRLYNGQDNEYTMMVDNLQTAFDRLTERYIHRLSSSDEEIAVEYQLPTPSRKHKLKSSESLSHHKRKKRKSHSETGEPKSSSSDHKQEEQPEEEEEEKEVPEPETKKVKESHKSKQSKGKKKRKGHHRHGKHSKNHRKDSHKSEHSESSKTRHSKKQKHGKNKDKEGKKSKQKKKKSKHHEPEPEETLKRSDSHESLESSNRSRSASPLPSIHTPTPSPTEMDRSDNEQPDQLADPDFVKDKYDKIKERRRHAAKDAWESLFDYKQKAVDKQKQNLHIPEKEKNQKLRETIEKLKAKNEKYKDSSLFNTLFSSSQSNLESESSNTNDFTVKDVDSDDESLENQRVKAAVKKAGKKNSTKNESASEALEQAVKDISKWLDDAPKGSNVSSPCDSPAQTISTEEHENSRLDDELSQGEKPLHTKKEISRKRPSSREPKLLKRREIQRTIERLQPGKSKGNLLTNMSNKNNTEKTEEVLPLGPQNKVRDTQKVEESSPKLSLGSVLPAVEFALGNDHNFSNNDEANTEVQKDTTKTTDIQKEEKVVDVPVENKPEEVVVQPNKKDAEVETEPQMITKPNQEKATPNLSAWFKAFGAPKSTTTTVVKKKADEPDTEAEKVPENTNNDTNNTSKITSPKNLVKYDSPTGPDTPNPEGSDSPLGNVGTTPRQRRTSTGSSVSERSSFSQDLDSPRHQMSHTSPLLRSPASPRTDDFQKITYPIINGTVRAGFYQDTTSMKSSPEKSCSPREGPQSPYSPYSQHVYATNNVTGPATPNYFVDHSKSPLPAYNQNPPPYYDNTKAQPVAAKPTHARPHEDFAPLPQEAYQQSQYTGPFSPAYTPYSQTSTNYSQVQTPTSNGSVTTNPTQIITDLKTALFPVKKRTYNEPEHSTPSNLTTENKEVATTISNKNDYQKITPSLHSITPASVDDIALALSEKSELAKMNSLREKASMDFTNENREIKYEVNETLKDNNNPINMNLEKPIGMLKKDNVDMVNMGYLNPENDRRPSNDAHAHAHAHESDYIARDIPKSNANTQHKTYDVDAIAINLGLNSQQLQKSIAKTNMNPNNIPPAHSQDRSHSELNLNQNLIHAHHNQYETITGGQNVSNFSLSDIDLANKKLYACNPTPSTAALDYGNWKITNQMRKQELLPSDYSTPYSASNVEKLKNEMSAINANTVAYNKSLQHQQYNAYNVTRPTLQQQNLPGELRIPNPRGLLKNDHMITTSSMSETDMIAKNIDTLAKSQKSEKLVQNHPLINSNPYKTPYSNPSTIPLDTLRNLPNIPQMLERYTNDERYLSSFTSGGSSLYHEKPFQMAQMFNKSMSSEVHPVSTSVSIYSQPAMSISKDNSIYKTSSVAVAQNDIKTKSKRKRTSDAKQTAQISQAYHQNACSSDVLSSVKSSMMPGNAFNFGSSTNMALSSGLYGDNGSFTIEDFRNSTANQLMAANYMVAAVAHQQRNTVEANADKLVKPAHQNSSHTAGSFPFIGHSQVRAGYPFVGTDPTSPLYQQYLQRHQEELLRQTGAQIMSLYPAGYPAAALGVRQPYDINRPSWL; the protein is encoded by the exons atgtttccatcttttattggtattttag ATATTCAGTCATGGTGGGAAGTGCCCAGCATCGCGTACTTTTGTTCTTTATTCAGAACTGCATTCAACCTTTTGGATTTTGACATTGAA GAACTCGAAGAAGCCCTGTTAACCGATGGCACCGAAGAATCGGCTAGTTCTCTCCTGACTGAGTTAATCGTTCGTCTTCTCAATGGCTGTTTGGGCAATAATGACATCTCAGCCTTTAATTATCAG ATGTACTTGAGACGGTTGTTTAGGAGAAAATGTCAAGAATCAAGCCGATACAACCCATTCAATACTGACATTGACTTCCAGTTCTTACCCCTACGTACCAAAGTTGAGATTTTGTATGCCCTATGTGATTTTCGGTTAGACGCTGATGATGTTtttgattcatttaaaaacctTGAAGCTGAAAGTTTAAGAGTAGAGCCGCTTGG TTGGGATGACAACTATTCTGCATATTGGTACTTCTATGGAACAAGGTTATATCGAGAAGATGTGATAAAAAAGTCAAAAGGaaagaacaaaaagaaaaaaaataaagaaagtaaaaaacgTGGCTGGTTTTATGGTGATGATTGGCTTGATGACGAAGAAACTGAGCGGGTTTGGCAAGTGGTATGTTTCACTGAGGAAGATTGGACCCACCTGACAGAGAAGTTTAGCAAGGCGACTAGTAAAGTTGAGAAGGAGTTATACCGTTCCCTGTCTCAAAATTTCCTGCCTGAAATACCAAGGCTCTTTCAAGAAAAGGAACGGCTCCAACGAAAAAG GTTGTTAGAACTAGCGCCGCGACGAACATCCAGCAGAGTATTGCAAAAGATAAAACAGAAGGAAGaggaaacaaaacaaaccaCGCATGACGCTAAAGAAGAAGAGGAAAGGAAGGAATCACCTGATCTTGCTCGGGAAAATCGAGCAAAACGGCGAAATCTATTAAG ATCCAAATCGGTTTCGTCAGATTCATCAGCAAGTTCATCGAGTGATAAAGAAGAGATGCCTCAAAAAGTAGCGAAGCCGTCAAAAAGCCACGACAAGCGGTCAAAAAACTCGTCGTCTACACAAAAAGGCGAACCTCCTCCAGAACCTCTAATAAAAACAGGTAGAAAGACGAACAACTCTCTGGCGTCGGCTACAGGACAGATCCTTATACCGGAACATGACGAACCCGTCAGCAGCACAAGGAAAAAACTAAAGACATCACAAAT ATTTAGTCAGACAGATGAAGACATACAAACTGATATGTATAAAGTACTGAAACAACTGACTACTCACGATGATGCTTGGCCCTTCATGGACCCCGTGGAAGAGGAATATGCTCCTAATTACTACGCCGTCATACGACGACCGATGGATTTACGAAAAATGGAAGAACGTCTCGACAGTGGCTATTATACTGACTTTTCTATGTTTAAAGCGGATTTCAAGCTTATAGTTAACAACTGCCGTTTATACAACGGTCAGGATAATG AGTATACTATGATGGTAGATAACTTACAGACTGCGTTTGATCGATTGACTGAAAGATATATACATAGACTATCATCGTCTGATGAAGAAATTGCTGTTGAATATCAGTTACCTACACCATCAAGGAAACATAAACTGAAATCTAGTGAATCTCTAAGCCATCACAAGAGAAAAAAGCGAAAGTCTCATTCTGAaacag GTGAACCTAAGTCAAGTTCATCCGATCATAAACAAGAAGAACAACCGGAAGAAGAAGAGGAAGAAAAAGAGGTACCTGAACCAGAAACAAAAAAGGTAAAAGAATctcataaaagtaaacaaagcaAAGGCAAGAAGAAACGTAAGGGTCATCATCGTCATGGTAAACATTCCAAAAACCATCGAAAAGATTCTCATAAATCTGAACACTCAGAGTCGTCAAAAACAAGACACAGCAAGAAGCAAAAACACGGGAAGAACAAAGATAAGGAAGGCAAGAAATCTaaacagaagaagaagaaaagtaAACACCATGAACCAGAACCTGAGGAAACATTAAAGCGTTCTGACTCACACGAGTCCTTGGAGAGTTCTAACAGGAGCCGAAGTGCTAGCCCGTTACCTTCTATTCATACTCCAACACCTTCACCCACTGAAATGGATAGATCTGATAATGAACAACCAGATCAGCTTGCTGATCCTGACTTCGTTAAAGATAAATATGACAAGATAAAGGAGAGGAGGCGACATGCCGCTAAGGATGCTTGGGAATCGCTGTTTGACTACAAACAAAAAGCAGTGgacaaacaaaagcaaaaccTTCATATTCCAGAAAAGGAAAAGAACCAAAAGCTAAGAGAAACCATCGAAAAACTCAAagctaaaaatgaaaaatataaggACAGCTCATTGTTTAATACATTGTTTTCGTCCAGCCAGAGTAATCTGGAGTCAGAATCGAGTAATACAAATGACTTTACAGTGAAAGATGTTGATTCTGACGACGAGTCGTTGGAGAATCAGAGGGTAAAGGCTGCCGTAAAGAAAGCAGGAAAGAAAAACTCCACTAAAAACGAATCAGCTTCTGAAGCTCTGGAACAAGCTGTTAAAGATATAAGTAAATGGCTTGATGATGCTCCGAAAGGATCTAATGTGAGCTCTCCTTGTGACAGCCCAGCCCAAACTATTTCTACCGAGGAGCACGAGAACAGCCGTCTAGATGATGAACTTTCCCAGGGAGAAAAGCCTTTACATACGAAAAAAGAGATTTCGCGTAAACGCCCATCCTCGCGCGAGCCTAAACTACTTAAACGACGAGAAATACAGAGAACTATTGAAAGGCTACAACCGGGTAAAAGCAAAGGCAACTTGCTGACTAATATGAGTAATAAGAATAATACTGAAAAGACGGAAGAAGTGTTGCCACTTGGGCCACAAAACAAAGTACGTGATACGCAAAAAGTTGAGGAATCTAGTCCTAAACTGAGCCTTGGGTCAGTTCTGCCTGCTGTTGAGTTTGCATTAGGAAACGATCACAACTTCAGTAATAACGACGAGGCCAATACTGAAGTTCAAAAAGACACCACCAAAACTACAGATattcaaaaagaagaaaaggTAGTTGATGTCCCTGTCGAGAATAAACCTGAGGAAGTGGTTGTCCAACCTAATAAAAAAGACGCAGAAGTAGAAACTGAACCGCAAATGATAACGAAACCGAATCAAGAAAAAGCTACTCCGAACTTAAGCGCTTGGTTCAAGGCTTTTGGAGCTCCTAAGAGCACTACTACAACTGTTGTCAAAAAGAAAGCTGACGAACCCGATACGGAAGCTGAAAAAGTGCCAGAAAATACTAATAATGATACCAACAATACAAGCAAGATCACTAGCCCTAAGAACCTCGTCAAGTACGATTCTCCCACTGGGCCAGACACGCCAAATCCAGAGGGTAGTGATAGTCCATTGGGCAATGTTGGTACGACGCCTAGGCAGAGAAGAACCAGCACTGGGAGTTCGGTTTCAGAGAGGTCATCATTCAGCCAAGATCTTGACTCGCCTAGACATCAAATGTCACACACTTCTCCTCTGTTACGCTCGCCTGCGTCTCCCAGAACTGATGATTTCCAAAAAATTACATATCCGATTATAAATGGTACTGTTAGAGCCGGATTTTATCAAGACACCACGTCTATGAAGAGTAGTCCCGAAAAAAGCTGCAGTCCACGTGAAGGTCCGCAATCTCCTTATTCACCGTACTCGCAGCACGTATATGCAACAAATAATGTTACGGGACCGGCAACACCAAATTATTTTGTGGACCATAGCAAAAGTCCTTTGCCTGCTTACAATCAAAACCCACCGCCATACTATGACAACACAAAAGCCCAACCAGTTGCTGCAAAGCCTACGCATGCTCGTCCTCACGAAGATTTTGCTCCTCTGCCACAGGAAGCCTATCAACAAAGTCAATATACTGGACCTTTCTCTCCGGCTTATACACCATACTCTCAGACTTCTACTAACTACTCGCAAGTACAGACACCTACATCAAATGGCTCCGTTACAACTAACCCCACGCAAATTATAACTGACCTGAAGACTGCACTTTTTCCGGTTAAAAAACGAACTTACAACGAGCCAGAACATTCTACCCCTTCTAACTTGacaactgaaaataaagaaGTTGCCACTacaatatcaaacaaaaatgattatCAAAAAATTACACCATCATTACATTCTATAACTCCAGCATCAGTGGACGATATTGCTTTGGCTTTGAGCGAAAAATCGGAACTGGCCAAAATGAATAGCTTACGAGAAAAGGCATCAATGGACTTTACGAATGAAAACAGGGAAATTAAATATGAGGTTAATGAAACATTGAAAGATAACAACAATCCTATAAACATGAATTTAGAGAAGCCAATTGGTATGCTCAAGAAAGACAATGTAGATATGGTCAATATGGGTTACTTAAATCCTGAAAATGATCGAAGACCTAGTAATGATGCACATGCCCATGCGCACGCACACGAATCTGATTATATTGCACGAGATATACCGAAATCCAACGCCAATACTCAACACAAAACATACGACGTCGATGCCATTGCTATTAACTTAGGATTAAATAGCCAGCAATTACAGAAATCAATTgctaaaacaaatatgaacCCAAATAACATACCTCCAGCTCACAGCCAAGATAGATCACACAGTGAGTTAAACTTAAATCAAAATCTCATCCACGCTCATCACAACCAATACGAAACCATCACAGGAGGTCAAAACGTCAGTAACTTTTCATTAAGTGACATAGATTTGGCCAATAAGAAGTTGTACGCTTGTAATCCAACACCATCAACTGCTGCCCTTGATTACGGTAATTGGAAAATAACAAACCAGATGCGCAAACAAGAATTACTGCCTTCGGATTACTCGACACCGTACAGCGCCAGTAATGTAGAGAAGTTAAAGAATGAAATGAGTGCAATCAATGCAAACACAGTTGCTTATAACAAAAGCTTACAACATCAACAGTACAATGCTTATAATGTTACTCGACCCACTTTACAGCAGCAGAATCTTCCAGGTGAACTGAGAATTCCCAATCCTAGAGGACTGCTTAAAAATGATCATATGATTACAACTTCCTCTATGAGTGAAACTGATATGATTGCTAAAAATATAGACACACTTGCCAAATCACAGAAATCTGAAAAACTTGTACAAAACCATCCTTTGATAAATTCAAATCCATATAAAACACCATACAGTAATCCATCTACAATCCCCCTCGACACACTGCGAAACTTACCTAACATCCCGCAAATGCTGGAACGATACACAAACGATGAGAGATATCTATCAAGTTTCACAAGCGGTGGGTCTTCATTATACCACGAGAAACCATTTCAAATGGCGCAAATGTTCAACAAGAGCATGTCTTCAGAAGTACATCCAGTTAGTACATCTGTCAGTATATATTCTCAGCCAGCCATGTCAATAAGCAAGGACAACAGTATTTACAAAACGTCCAGTGTCGCAGTTGCCCAAAATGATATCAAAACTAAAAGCAAAAGAAAGAGAACCTCTGATGCTAAGCAGACAGCACAAATCAGCCAGGCGTATCATCAGAATGCTTGCAGCAGTGACGTTCTATCATCAGTCAAGTCGAGCATGATGCCAGGAAACGCATTTAATTTCGGATCATCGACAAACATGGCTTTAAGTAGTGGACTGTATGGAGATAATGGCAGCTTTACTATAGAAGATTTCCGCAACAGTACTGCTAATCAACTCATGGCGGCCAACTACATGGTTGCAGCGGTCGCTCATCAGCAGCGTAATACCGTCGAAGCCAATGCCGATAAACTAGTAAAACCAGCTCATCAGAACTCCAGCCACACTGCTGGCTCGTTCCCTTTTATTGGTCACTCGCAAGTTCGAGCTGGTTACCCCTTCGTCGGTACGGACCCTACTTCACCGCTGTACCAACAATACCTTCAGCGTCATCAGGAAGAACTGCTACGGCAAACCGGCGCCCAGATTATGAGCTTGTATCCCGCCGGCTATCCTGCTGCTGCACTCGGTGTCCGGCAACCATATGACATCAACCGACCATCATGGCTATAA